One part of the Sphingobium yanoikuyae genome encodes these proteins:
- a CDS encoding PDZ domain-containing protein, translating into MARNMEAPRIDKTATSRLLIGLALCAALMSGAFFLHVRRDAEDHGSVSGASAQLLPGLTLENAEPAGTGLIVTSMESSGPAARAGIAVGDDLIRIDGTPIASLDQANAYLSQHGNAHLILGLRHQDAVRMVALDRSPD; encoded by the coding sequence ATGGCCAGGAACATGGAGGCCCCGCGCATAGACAAGACCGCAACCAGCCGCCTGCTGATCGGCCTGGCGCTGTGTGCGGCGTTGATGAGCGGCGCCTTCTTCCTGCATGTCCGCCGCGATGCGGAGGATCATGGCTCCGTGTCGGGCGCCAGCGCCCAATTGCTGCCGGGGCTGACGCTGGAAAATGCCGAGCCGGCCGGCACCGGCCTGATCGTCACCAGCATGGAATCGAGCGGCCCGGCGGCCCGCGCCGGCATCGCCGTGGGCGACGACCTCATCCGTATCGACGGCACGCCGATCGCCTCGCTGGACCAGGCCAATGCCTATCTCAGCCAGCATGGCAACGCCCATCTCATATTGGGCTTGCGGCATCAGGATGCCGTCCGCATGGTGGCGCTCGACCGTTCGCCAGATTAG
- a CDS encoding winged helix-turn-helix domain-containing protein — translation MSHKILVVEDDAATAAYIVKGMTEAGFTVDQADNGRDGLFLASDGSYGAIILDRMMPAMDGMAMLKALRAASIETPVIFLSALGTPEDRVEGLTSGSDDYLTKPFAFAELLARVQLLLRKAGGNAAVVTSLRYDDLDMDLLARRVKRAGKAIDLQPREFRLLEFFLRHPDQVVTRTMLLEGVWDYHFDPGTNVIDVHISRLRRKLDDVSDRPLLHTVRGMGYRLGLDG, via the coding sequence ATGAGCCACAAGATCCTGGTGGTGGAGGATGATGCCGCCACCGCCGCCTATATCGTCAAGGGCATGACCGAGGCGGGCTTTACCGTCGATCAGGCCGATAATGGCCGCGACGGCCTGTTCCTCGCCAGCGACGGCAGCTATGGCGCTATCATCCTCGACCGGATGATGCCGGCGATGGACGGCATGGCGATGCTGAAGGCGCTACGTGCCGCGAGCATCGAAACGCCGGTCATCTTCCTGTCCGCGCTCGGCACGCCCGAGGATCGGGTCGAGGGTCTCACCAGCGGCTCCGACGATTATCTGACCAAGCCCTTCGCCTTTGCCGAACTGCTGGCGCGGGTGCAGTTGCTGCTGCGCAAGGCCGGCGGCAATGCCGCGGTCGTCACCAGCCTGCGCTATGACGATCTCGACATGGACCTGCTCGCCCGCCGGGTGAAGCGCGCCGGCAAGGCGATCGACCTGCAACCGCGCGAATTTCGCCTGCTCGAATTCTTCCTGCGCCACCCCGATCAGGTCGTCACCCGCACCATGTTGCTGGAAGGCGTGTGGGACTATCATTTCGACCCCGGCACCAATGTGATCGACGTGCATATCAGCCGCCTGCGCCGCAAGCTGGACGACGTATCGGACCGGCCGCTGCTGCATACGGTACGCGGCATGGGCTATCGCCTGGGCCTCGATGGCTGA
- a CDS encoding sensor histidine kinase, whose product MAEAGARAGAAAGWRGFARSTIGRFVGLAFLCQFLVTGGVLLFVQQASQRTVVAADRDAVHDLRDELLRVARERGAAGLRQDIERRLPTVRSERIVLLLTDPQGRIVAGNLGAWPTTITDNTPWRTIELYRIGGEQPEPIGVSTSRLPDGGRLLAGIVTSHSLQLTRIYEEALTIAFLMSLLLTLIIAILLGRVLTRQISAIADTANAVAVGAFHRRVATDGSGDAFDRLGLSINAMLERIDALVSQLRMMTDGLAHDLKSPVTRLLSVVEQASTQTRDDQALDALEKVHREAQTLQGMLSTALLISRTEAGFGSDRMRDTAIAELLEDLAEVYGPLIEDSGFTLHVAAPAGLAFPLHRELVSQAIANLIENALKYAEGGDRIALEAAMDGDALTISVSDNGPGIPADQHEAAMKRFGRLDPSRTKPGSGLGLSLVEAVARLHHGALLLGDAAPGLRATLRLRRPA is encoded by the coding sequence ATGGCTGAGGCTGGGGCGCGGGCCGGGGCTGCGGCCGGCTGGCGCGGCTTTGCCCGGTCGACCATCGGCCGCTTCGTCGGCCTCGCCTTCCTCTGCCAGTTCCTGGTCACCGGCGGCGTGCTGCTGTTCGTGCAGCAGGCGAGCCAGCGCACCGTCGTCGCCGCCGACCGCGATGCCGTCCATGACCTGCGCGACGAATTGCTGCGGGTCGCGCGGGAGCGCGGGGCGGCCGGACTGCGGCAGGATATCGAGCGGCGCCTGCCCACGGTGCGCAGCGAACGCATCGTGCTGCTGCTGACCGACCCGCAGGGCCGGATCGTGGCGGGCAATCTGGGCGCCTGGCCGACGACCATAACCGACAATACCCCCTGGCGCACGATCGAGCTGTATCGCATCGGCGGCGAACAGCCCGAGCCGATCGGCGTCAGCACATCCCGCCTGCCCGATGGCGGCCGCCTGCTCGCCGGCATCGTCACGTCCCACAGCCTGCAACTGACCCGCATCTATGAAGAGGCGCTGACCATCGCCTTCCTGATGAGCCTGCTGCTCACCCTCATCATCGCGATCCTGCTCGGCCGGGTGCTGACGCGCCAGATCTCCGCGATCGCCGACACCGCCAATGCGGTCGCGGTCGGCGCCTTCCATCGCCGGGTCGCCACCGACGGCAGCGGCGACGCCTTCGATCGGCTGGGCCTGTCGATCAACGCCATGCTGGAACGGATCGACGCGCTGGTCAGCCAGTTGCGGATGATGACCGATGGCCTCGCCCATGACCTCAAGTCCCCCGTCACCCGCCTGCTCTCGGTGGTCGAACAGGCCAGCACTCAAACCCGCGACGACCAGGCGCTCGACGCGCTGGAAAAGGTCCATCGCGAGGCGCAGACGCTGCAGGGGATGCTCTCCACCGCCCTGCTCATCAGCCGTACCGAGGCAGGCTTCGGCAGCGACCGGATGCGCGACACGGCGATCGCCGAACTGCTGGAGGATCTGGCCGAAGTCTATGGCCCGCTGATCGAGGATAGCGGCTTCACCCTCCATGTCGCCGCCCCCGCCGGCCTCGCCTTCCCGCTCCACCGCGAACTGGTGAGCCAGGCGATCGCCAATCTGATCGAGAATGCGCTGAAATATGCCGAGGGCGGCGATCGTATCGCGCTTGAAGCCGCGATGGATGGCGACGCGCTCACCATCAGCGTCAGCGACAATGGGCCGGGCATTCCCGCCGACCAGCATGAGGCAGCGATGAAACGCTTCGGTCGACTCGACCCGTCGCGCACCAAGCCCGGATCGGGGCTGGGCCTGTCGCTGGTCGAGGCCGTGGCACGGCTGCATCATGGCGCGCTGCTGCTGGGCGATGCCGCACCCGGCCTGCGCGCGACATTGCGCCTGCGCCGCCCCGCCTGA